CAGCCTGATCTTCGGTCTGGAGAAGGCGCGCAAGCTGCTTGGTTGATCGAAAGAGCAATAGTCCGATTTCGATCCCGATATCGATTTCGACTTTAAAGGAAGAACAGTGAGAACTGGGATGACGATCAACGAAGTGCAGGACAGGATCATCGTAGAAATGGCTGCATGCGGGGAATGGTTTGATAAGTACGAATATTTGATCGACCAGGGAAGAAAGCTGGATGCCCTCGAGGACCGATTCAGGACAGAAGAGAACCTGATCCCCGGTTGCCAGTCCCGGGTCTGGCTGCATGCCGAGGGCATCTATGGAAAAATCCGATTTTCGGCCGATAGCGACACCCTCATCACCAAAGGAATGATCGCCCTGCTGCTCCGGGTTCTGAACGACCGACCTGCCGAGGAGATCTGCTCAGCAGACCTCTATTTCATCCGGGAAACCGGTTTGAGTACCAATCTCTCGCCATCCCGGGCCAACGGTCTGGCATCCATCGTCCTGCAGATGAAACGTCAGGCCGAATCCGGTTCCTGATGGATTGAATCAGGCGGCGCTGTTTCCGTCAGGGCCCATTATTTCCAAAGGTCCGGATGCCAGCAACTTTTCCAGCTCTTCCGGTGGCAGCGGCCTGCTGAACAGGTAGCCCTGCATCTCCTCGCACTGAAGCCGCTGCAGCAGCTCAACCTGGCTCCGTGTTTCGACCCCTTCTGCAACAGTTCGCAAACCGAGACTTTTGGCCATGGCGAGGATCGTGCGGACAATGGCGGTATCATTTTCATCGGTCATCAGACCGCTGACAAAGCTTCGATCTATTTTAATTTCATCAATGGGAAAACGCTTCAGGTAGCTCAGTGAGGAATAGCCCGTACCGAAATCGTCGATGGAAATCAGCAATCCCAACCGTTTCAGCCGCTTCAGCTTGTCGATATGCACCTCCACGTCCTGCATCAGCACGGTCTCGGTCAATTCCAAACCGAGCCATTCGGCCCGCAAACCCGTTTCCAGAAGAACCCTCTCGACCTTTTCGAAAAAGTCTTTCTCCAGAAACTGTCTGGCAGAAACGTTGACCCAGACCCGCAGCGGGGTGAACCCTTTTTCCTGCCAGGCTTGGGCTGTCTGACAGGCCTTGTGCAAAACCCACCGGCCGACCTCGAGGATCCTTCCGGTTTCTTCAAGGATGGGAACGAAAAGGTTGGGTGAAACGGGGCCCGGGTCCGGGGTCCAGCGCAGCAGAGCCTCTACACCTGCGATTTGGCCTGTACCCGAATCCACCCGCGGCTGATAGTGAAGGAAAAATTCGTTATCCGCCACGGCTTTTTGCAGACACTTTTCCAATTGAAGACGTTGACTCAAACGTTCTTCCATTGCAGAAGCAAAAAAGCTGAAGCTGTTTTTTCCCGTTTCCTTACAGCTGTACATGGCCATATCGGCTTTTTTCAGCAGGTCTTCGGGGTTTTCTCCACCATCGGCGGGAAATACAGTTATGCCGAGGCTGAAGGTGACCATGAGCTGGTTGTTGCCGATGAGGAACGGTTTTTCAAAAGCCTGTTCAAGCTTTTGCAGCA
The genomic region above belongs to Syntrophotaleaceae bacterium and contains:
- a CDS encoding SufE family protein; the protein is MTINEVQDRIIVEMAACGEWFDKYEYLIDQGRKLDALEDRFRTEENLIPGCQSRVWLHAEGIYGKIRFSADSDTLITKGMIALLLRVLNDRPAEEICSADLYFIRETGLSTNLSPSRANGLASIVLQMKRQAESGS